The Methanocaldococcus infernus ME region TCCTTCTTGCATCACTAACTAATAGAGTTCTGTCATAGGCTAAGAACTTATCCCTTAACTCCTTACTTCCAGTGAATTCAACTATTGCCTTTCCTATAGCTGTTCTTGCAGCATCCATTTGCCCCATTACTCCTCCTCCTTTAACAGTAACATCTATATCCATCTTGCTAATAACCTCCTCTCCAGCCAATAAGATTGGCTCCATTAATTTCATTCTCTTATATTTTGGTTCTATTAACTCAATTGGGATCTTATTTATTCTTATTCTCCCTTTCCCCTCTCTTGCTACAGCCCTTGCTATAGCTCTCTTCCTTTTCCCTACAGTCATCACTATCTTACTCACACCAATCACCTTAGAACTTTGCTCCTAAGTGTTTGCTAAGCTCTCCTAAGGTTATGTATTTAACTGACTTAAGCTCTCTTTTCATTGTTTCATCAGGTTCTAAATTTAAAGGATTTCCAACATAAACCTTAACTCTCTTAAATGCCTCTCTTCCCTTAGCTTTCTTGTAAGGAAGCATCTTTCTTATGGTTCTTCTTAATATATCATCAGGTCTTCTTGGAAACTTAGGCCCAAATCTTCTTGGGTTGGCTACATTTTTCTTAGCTCTCTCTTCTTGGTAGTGTTTTATAACCCACTGCTTGTTTCCTGTTATAATAGCTTTCTCAGCATTTATAATAATTATTTCCTCTCCTCTTAAAACTCTCTTAGCAACATTAGAGGCTAACCTTCCTAATATTGCTCCCTCAGCATCTATTACTGTTGGCAAAGTGTTTCACCTCATAATTTTTACATTACTTCCCTTAGGATTTCTTTTTATAAGCTCTTCTATTGTAATAGCCTCTCCTCCTGCAGCCTCTATTAATTTCTTAGCTGTTTCACTGAAGGAGAAGGCTGCAACAACAACCTTATGCTCTAACTTCCCAGCTCCTAAGACTTTCCCAGGAACTACAACAATATCTCCTTCTTTTGTATATCTGTTAATTTTACTTATATTAACCTCAGCTCTTCTTCTCCTTGGCTTAGCTAACCTTCTTGCTAAATCCTTCCAGATCTTAGCATTGTTTTTATAGCTCTCATACTTAAGTGTTTCAATCAGCTTAACCAATCTTGGGTCTGTTGCTCTTGTTTTAATTGCCATCCTCTCCCTCCAACTCTTCCAGTTGTTTCAGAAACTCTTGAGCCTTATTTTTTAAAATTTTTGTAGCCTCTTCTAAAATTTCTAAGCTATCCATTTGCCCAAAACTCTCTACAAGAAACTCAACTTCATCCTCAGATAGTTGTTTATAAACAGCATTACAGGGTTGCCACTTGGCATGAACCTTTCCAATCCCAGGAACAGCTTCACACTCAATTTTTATCCTTTGTTTTTCTCCCAATTTTACAATAGGGATATTTTTAAAAGCTACTTCTCCATTATCAGACTTTAAATCTGAGGAATAGACTACACAAGGACCTTCTTTTTCTAAGGTAAATAAGATGGTTTCATTTTCAAATGCAGGCTTTCCCTTAATTGGAATTAAACCAAGTCTATGGGCTAAGATTTCATCATCCATAGATGAAGAGTTCTCATATATAAAAACATCTTCAATAGCAAAAGTTGGGACTTCAGAGATCATAATTCTTCTTATGGCATTAGAAAAAGAAATAGGGGCTTTTAGGGAGAAGATAAACTCTTCCCCTATTCTTGTTTTTTTCTTCTCTTTAATATTTAACAAAGAAAATCCCCCTTTACAAATTATTTCTTGAATCTCTTCTTTGGAGTGGTTCCATCATGAGGAATTGGTGTAACATCTTCAATTCTTCCAATTCTTAGCCCAGCTCTTGCTAAAGCCCTAATTGCTGCCTGTGCTCCTGGTCCAGGATTCTTTTGCCCACTTCCCCCAGGAGCTCTAACCTTTATATGTATGTTGGTAACTCCTCTCTCCTTTAAAATTTCTGCCAATTTAAAAGCTGCCTGCATAGCTGCATAAGGAGATCCTTCATCTCTCTGGTTTCTTGTAACCATACCACCAGAGACTCTTGCTATGGTTTCAGCTCCTGTTATGTCTGTAGCATGTATAATGGTGTTGTTGTATGAAGAATAGATATGAACAATTCCCCACTTCTCTTTTTTCTCTGTCATGAGTGTTTCACCTTAAAATTTTATTATTCTTGTTGCTCTTCCTCAACTAATCCAATAATCTTAGCTCTCTCAGGATGATCTTTATTTACAAATGGAGAGTTTTTATAGTAATCTATACTATCCTCTTCCTCAACTGTAACTAAGTAGCTTGGAACTGTAACCCTTCTACCATTGATAGCTATGTGTCCATGGACTATTAACTGTCTTGCCTGTCTTGGAGTTCTTGCTAACCCCTTTCTGAAAACTAAGGTTTGTAATCTTCTCTCTAAGATATCTTCAACAGTTAAAGCTAAGACATCATCCAATGTTGGGTTATCCTTTCTTAAAATTCCATATCTTCTTAAGACATTGAATAACTGCTGAGCCTCCTTAGCCCCTTGTTCTGTTGTGTCACTAATTAACCTTCTTGCCTGTCTTCTGTACTTTCTTAAGATTGTTTCAGCTTTCCAAACTTCTCTTTTTCTCCTTAAACCATACTTTCTACAAAGTTCTTTTTCTCTCTCAATTCTCTCCTTAATCCATGGGTGGTTAGGTGTTTCATACTTCTTAGGAAATCTTCTCCTTGGGTCTCCCATCTTTTCACCTTACTTTTTCCTTCTTGAAACTCCAACTGTTGGACCTCTTCTAAATGTACTCTTTGTTCTCTGTCCTCTACATGGTAATCCTAATTCGTGTCTAATTCCTCTGTAACACTTGATTCTCTTCAATCTGTTAATATCTTCCTGCTTAACAACAATTAAGTCTCCTTCAATAACGTGTTTATCTTCTCCTGTAACGTAATCTTTCCTTCTATTAAACATCCAAGAAGGAATTCCAAACTTAGCAGGATCTTGTAAAACCTCTTCTATCTTTTTAACCTCTTCATCAGTTAAGTAACCGGCTAACTTGTTTGGGTCGATGTTGGTTACTCTAACGATAGCTCTTGCCATCGCCTCTCCAATTCCGTAGATGTCTTGGAGAGCCATGATCACTTTTTTATTACCATCAATATCGGTTCTTGATATTCTAATTAAATATTTAAATTCAGAATTTTGGACTTCTGCCAAGTTATCCCCCTTTCTCAGTTATCAGAAACACGTGTTTGAAAATAAAATAAAAAAATAAGTGGCGCGGAGGGGGGGATTTGAACCCCCGCGGGGCAAAGCCCCATGGGATCTCCAGTCCCACGCCGTAGCCGGGCTTGGCTACCTCCGCACTTTACAGCATCATTTAATAGTTACCAATGATTATATATTATTTTCGGTTCAAAAATTATAAATTTATCAATCTTTTTATCTCTTTCAACTTCTTAGGTAAGTGTTTCCATCTCCAAAATCCCCTTAATATCTCTTCTTCAGAGTAACCAAAGCTCTTTAAAGCATTTACCCACTTATTGAAGAGTTCAGGATAGAGCTCTCTAACTCTTAAAAACTCAGCATTTAGCATAGCTGGGCATAGATAACAGCCAATCCTTTCAAAGCCTTTATCATAGAGAGGATTGTAAAGGATGTCATTAAGATAGATCCAAGACCAAACATCAACCCCTTTCCAGTCCAAGATTGGGAAGACATTTATCTGATTCTCTATCAGCCCTCTCTTCTCATAACTCAACCTTTCCCTTGAAAAGCTTTCAGCTCTTCTACTTCCATTTATTGTATAAACTAACTTGTATTTTTTTAAGTATTCCCTTAGAGGGTTAAGCTTACAAATAGTGTTACACCACCTATTATCCTTGGTTGGAACTCCTCTTTTATTAAGCTCTTCCCAAAAGTCTCCTCCTTTTAAGATTGTTAAGTTTAAGTCATATTTCTTAGCAAAGTCTTTAACAAACTTTATAGTTTCAGGAAACTCTAAGCCAGTGTCTATAAAGATGACTTCTATATCTTTAATAATTTCATTGGCTAAGAGTGTTGAGACAGAACTATCTTTCCCTCCAGAGAATGAAGCATTTATCTCCTTACCCTTATAATTTTTAATTAAATTTTTAGCTTTTTTTTCTAACTTCTCTATCCTATTTTTATTCTTTTTTATGTAACTATCAAGTTTTTCAAGGAAAACCTCTCTTTTTAGTGTTAAGTCTTTAATTTTAATTTTATCTCCCTTCTTAATCCCAACTCCTACATAATTCCCCATCTCAAAGCCAAAGTATCCCTCTTCTAACTCCTCTGGATTTTCAATTAGCTCTAAATTTATCTTTTTCCCTTTAATTTTTCTTCTTGTTGGCTTTAACCTTATTTTAGGCTTCTCTATTAAGTAGAAGTTGGCTGAGGGGTGAAATTCCCACTGTAGAGTGATTAAATTAAATTCTAATATGCCAATATATAAGTTATCAATATAAACCTTCTTCCTATAATCAAGGCCTCCAATCTTTTCCAAGATGACAGCTAAGTCTTTAAAATCTTTTCCTGTTAACCTTTTTAAAATCTCATTTTCATAGGGAGAGAGGAATTTGTTGTCCATTGTCATCCCTTAATCTAAATCTTTAAATTTAGGTTGAAAATAAAAAATTTTAAAATTAAGCCCAGAAGGTTAGATAAGCTTCAACTAACTTCTTACCAGCATCTGTTAAACCTCTCTTTCCAATGAAGCCAGTGTTTTTAAGTATAACCAAAGATTTTTTAATCTCATCTATTGTTAAAGGTAAGAGCTTAGCCAATAAAATAATCTCATTCTCCTTATGCTCCTTACCCTCCTCTTTCTCCTTCCAAACTCTATCAAACTCCTCTCTATTCTCATAGATAGCTCTTAGTATATTAAAGGTTGTTGGGGTTACAGCAAATTTAGTATTTAAAAGTTCTGGGACTCTTGCCTCTTCTACAGCATCTTTAACATCTTCTCCTAACTTGGTTAGCTTTATCATCTTGTTCTGTAGCTCAACTATAAACCCTTTAGATTCAGCCTCATTGATAGCTCTTATAATCTCTTCTTCCTCTCCTCCAACATGCTCCATAATTAATTTAACAAGCTCATCTCTGTGGATATATTTCTTCTTAGGAACCTTTACTAAGGCTGAAACATCATACTTTGTTAAGTATGGCTTTCTCTTAATAGTTTTAGATAGGTTCATATAGAACTTTCCTTTCTCAGTGATTCCTCTCTTCACTGTCCCCTCTTCCTTTCCAACCATTACCCACTCAGCTATTGGCACATCTCCAGCTTCTGGGTAGGTTATAGCTTTCATTCCATCAGTTGTTACCTTTCCAAACTCTTTAGCCTTCTCTCCAAATTCTGTCATCCAGTAAGTATCTTTATTATCAACAACTTTCCTCTCAATTAACTCCTTAGACTCTAAGATGTGTAAAGTCTCTCCTAAGTCTTTAATATTAACTCTCTTTTCAATCTCTTTATATGTTGGTATAACCTTTGGATTGGTTTCATATATCTTCTTAATCTCTTCTATAGCCTTTAAAACCTCTAACTCATCCTCTAAAACATATATTGGCAGGGTTTTCTCTTCAACCTTCCCCAACCCTTTATAGGTTTCCATCATCTCCTTACCTAACTCTGTAACCCCTTCCTTATAGAAGCCACTTTCCTCTAAGCTCTCACTACCCTTTCCACTCTCTAACAATTCAAAGTCCTCCTTTCTCAAAATTAAAGCTCTTGATATATTTGGAACCATGTTTGCTATCTTAATAACATTGGCTAAGGTTTTTGTTGTTGAAAAGGCTTTATCAGATGTCTTTGGAGAGATCATCAATAATCTCATAGCCTGTAGAGCATTTATTATGTAGTCCCCAAAATTCTTAGAATTTTTGTAAGTTATGAGTTCATCATACAATCCTATCTTTGGCATGTTTCTAACAAAGCTTAATATTTGTGGAGTTAAATAAACTATTGGGTGTGTTTCTCTGTAGATCTTTAATATCTCTTTCCCTATCTCATTTAATCCATTGTCATCAGCTAACTGTCTCTCCTTTAGTAAGGCAAGCCAATCCTCTGGAACCTGTCCAGTCTCTTCAAGTAACTCCATAATTTTTATAATTTCACTGTCAATAAAGATTTCTGGCAAGTTCTCAATGTCTAACTTTTCAACAAGCTCTAACAACCTCTTCCCAGCTTCAGTAAATCTTATGCTATCTCCTTCAAGCTCAACAAATCCTAAGATGTAAAGCTCAACTACTCTATTTTTAAAATCTTCTGGTAAAGCTTTTTCAATCTCTTTCTGACTCTCTGTCTCTTTCATCTTTTTTAATATCTCTAAATGTCTCTTTTTCAAGAACATCTATTCCACCTCTACAAGTTTTTGAAACTCCCTTATAGCTTTAAACTTATAATACCAAAGGATTAGCATAAAGAGAGTAGCTCCAAAGAATGGAGACCAAACAAGTAATGATAGCTTAGGGACTATAAATAATGTTACACTAATAATAAATAGAACCATATAACCAACTTCTAAAGCATACCTTAACCTCTCAATCTCAAATAAAAAGGTTGATGCCACTATCAACTTTGTTAATTTTTCTACCCCTTTTAGTAAGATACTCCTCTCTAAGATCTTGCTCTCTAACCTTTTATATTCTTCATCTTCAGCCTTTAGGAAGGCTATAACTAACTTGTATCCTAAAACTATGTGCCAACCTAAGGCTAAGAATATAAAGAATCCTGTGAATATTAAGAAAATATATAGGAACATTTATTCACCTTAAGAGTTTCTTATAATATGACTTAGAGGTTCTATAAAAACTTTACTATAATTAGTATATTTAAATCTTTTGATTAAATGAATAAAAAATTATTAAAAAAGATAAAAAATAAAAAAAATTAAGATCAAAAAAAGAAGAGAAAAATGGTAGCGGGGGGAGGATTTGAACCTCCGATCTCCGGGTTATGAGCCCGGCGGGATGGACCTGGCTACCCCACCCCGCTTCCCAAAACAGGCATAAGTTAGATATAGGTAAGTTATATATAAAAGTTATGGAGTTGTGCATAAACATGGAACATATTGAGAAACTCTTACAAACTTACAAAGGAAAGAAAGTGATTCTGGCATTTTCTGGAGGAGTTGATAGCTTAATCTTAGCAATATTGTTAAGTAGAGTAGCTAAGGTTAAGTGTGTCTTTATAAAAACTCCATACATTCATAAATATAAAGAAGAAGATGCCAAGGCTTTAGCTAAGAAGTTTAACTTAGATCTTGAAATTCTTTATGTTGATAAGATTGTTGAAAATAGTAAGTTAAGATGCTACCATTGTAAAAAGATGTTTTTCTCAATTTTAAATAAGATGAAAGAGGAGTTAAGTTATGACTTAGTAGTTGATGGAACACACTATGATGATCTCTTTGAGGATAGACCTGGACTAAAAGCTTTAGAAGAGCTTAATATCTCTTCTCCTTTTGCAGAGTTTAAGGTTAGAAAAGGGGATATTTTAAAATTAGCTAAAGATTTAAATATAAATATTCCAAAAGAAACCTGTTTATTAACAAGATTTGATAGAGATGTTGATGAAAAAGAGCTTAGAAAAGTTGAAGCCTTGGAAGAGTTTCTAAGAAAGTTTCTTAAGGGATCAATAAGGTTAAGGGATCGTGGAGATAAAGCTATATTGGAAATTGAGGACATAAAAAACTTTGAACATAATAGAGAAGTAATTTTAAGTGAGTTGAGGAAGTATTATGATGATATATTGGTTATAAAAAAATAGTTCTTGCTTTACTTAAAGTTTCCTAAAAGTAGCTTGGCAGCATTATAGTATCTTCTCCAATCCCCACTCCTTGAGGTGTCAATATAATTAACCTTCTTTTCTGAGAGTAAGATGGCCCCATAGCCTTCTAATTTACAAACCAAGGCTAAGCATCTAAATATTAAATTTCCACTTATCCCATCTGGAGCCACTATTAAATTAAAATCTTCTTTTAAATACTCTTCAATCACTATCCCCCTATGCTCCACAATATAAGAGACTCTCTTTTTTACTTCCTCAGCTTCTTTTATTGTTCTATCAACTCTCTCATCCCTTCCTAAGTCCTCTAACCTACCTCCTGAGAGTAAGGCTATTTTTGGCTCAATCTTAAGCTCTTCCAAAAATTTGGCTCCATAGTTTATAATATTAATTTTATCCTCTAAACCCTTAACCTCATCTATGCCAACAGGAGATAGTAAAAAAATGTTCTTTGTAAAAGGGTTCTTCAATATTGAGGCTCTATAAAATTTCCCTAACCTTTCTCTAAGTAATGGAATAACTTCTGAAGAAGGTAGAGAGCCTCTTATAACTCCTTTAACATCCTTATCAAAGAGATAACTTATAAGTTCCTCTGGATCCTTAACAATTTTAACCTCTATCCCTTCCTCTTTTAATTTTTCATAGGCTTTTAACACTTCTTCATTCCCTCTATATCCTATTATTATCATAGCAAATTCCCAAAAAGTCTTTTTTTCCTCTTAGTATATCTTCAGCTATCATAGCTAAGCCTATAGAAGCACTTTCTCCTTCTAAGATATACAAATTAACATTTGGAAGAAGCTCTTTTATCATCTCTCCTATATTTGGCTCTTTTAATGAACCAATGGAGCCTGCTAAAACCACATTCTTCTCCTTAGTTAAAATTAAGAGAGAAGAGATTTCCATAGCTACACTTAGCACTAAGCTATCTATTGCCAATTTACAATTTTCATTAGTATAGTAATTTTTAATAATCTCCTCCTTGGTTTCCTCTGGTCCTTTATAGATCTTAGCTATCTTCACAGCTCCAGCTCTGGAGAAGGCCTCATTTGCTGTCATCTTTTTCATGTCAATAGCTCTAATAAACTCTAAGTCTAATGGGCCATGTAACATACCAATAGCTCCAATACAGGCATCAAAGCCCCCAACTATTTTTTTATCTTTAATTAAGAGTGTGACAGTATTTGATGAAATGTCTGAGAGTATAAAATTATCTAAATTAAATAATTTATGGGCATAGTAAGCTATTCCAATCTTCTCAGGGGAAGAGATGTGAGAATATAAAGCTCTAAATCTCTTGTCTAAGCATTCTGTCTCTCTATGTAAGCCAGGGATAACAACAGTTGGAATTCCACTATCCTTAATCTCATCATAAACCTTAGTTCCTCCTCCTATCTTCTCTCCAGCTCCTTCTAAGCTCTTAACTCCTCTATTTTTAACCTTCTCAATTGGCATTATCTTGTTAATCCCATCCCCCATAGAATAGGTTAGAGCTATTAAATCTATTTTTTCAAGATCAACATGTTTTTTAAGCTCTTCTAAGTAAGATTTCTTTAACAATTCTTTCCTCCTTAGCTTAAATATCCTATTTTTTCCATTCTCTCTTATACATGTAACAATGCCAGAGGTTCCATGATCTATGCCTATGGTTATCATCTCAACACCAAAACAGAGAAACTATATTTAATGATGATGACATTCTATATTTTAAAATTTGTTGGAGGGACATAAATGATAAGTGATAGTGTCAAAAAAGGGATTGAAAGAGCTCCACATAGGAGTTTATTAAAAGCCTGTGGTTATAGTGATGAAGATCTTGAAAAGCCCTTTATTGGAGTTGCTAATAGCTTCACTGAAGTGGTTCCAGGACATATACATCTAAGAGAGATAGCTAAGGCTGTTAAAGAAGGAATTTACTCAAATGGTGGGACAGCCTTTGAGTTCAACACCATGGCTATCTGTGATGGTATAGCTATGGGACATGAGGGGATGAGATATTCACTACCTTCAAGGGAGATAATAGCTGACACTGTAGAAAGCATGGCTAAAGCTCATGGATTTGATGGCTTAGTTTTAATTCCAAGTTGTGATAAAGTTGTCCCTGGAATGCTAATGGGAGCTATAAGAACAGGCCTACCTTTCATAGTGGTTACTGGAGGAGCCATGCCTCCTGGAGAGATTAGAGGGAGAAGAATAGATTTAATAAGTGTCTTTGAGGCTGTTGGAGAATATAAGGTTGGAAAGATCTCAGAGGAAGAGCTTAGAGAACTTGAAAATCATGCTTGCCCTGGAGCTGGAAGTTGTGCTGGGCTATTTACAGCCAACACTATGGCATGTGTAACAGAGGCCTTAGGCTTATCTCTTCCATATTGTGCCACTTCCTTAGCAAAAACTGCAGAGAAGATAAGGATAGCAAGGAGAAGTGGAAGGAGGATAGTTGATTTAGTTAAAAATAATATAACTCCTGACAAAATACTAAGCAAGGAAAGTTTTGAAAATGCTATTTTAGTAGATTTAGCCCTTGGAGGTTCTACAAACACAACCTTACACATTCCAGCTATAGCCCATGAGTTGGAAGAGAAGTTAATAACCTTAGATGACTTTGATAGGCTCTCTGATAAGGTTCCTCACATAGCTTCACTCAGACCTGGAGGAAAATACTTTATAGAGGATTTACACAAAGCTGGAGGAATTCCTGGAGTATTGAAAGTTTTAGAAGGAGTGATTAATAAAGACTGTCTAACAGTTAGTGGCAAAACCATAGGAGAAATAATAAGTGAAGTTAAATATATAGATTATGAGGTTATTAGGCCAATAGATAATCCTGTACATGAAACTGCTGGAATAAGAATTTTA contains the following coding sequences:
- a CDS encoding 30S ribosomal protein S9; this encodes MSKIVMTVGKRKRAIARAVAREGKGRIRINKIPIELIEPKYKRMKLMEPILLAGEEVISKMDIDVTVKGGGVMGQMDAARTAIGKAIVEFTGSKELRDKFLAYDRTLLVSDARRTEPHKPSRSTKGPRAKRQKSYR
- a CDS encoding 50S ribosomal protein L13; this translates as MPTVIDAEGAILGRLASNVAKRVLRGEEIIIINAEKAIITGNKQWVIKHYQEERAKKNVANPRRFGPKFPRRPDDILRRTIRKMLPYKKAKGREAFKRVKVYVGNPLNLEPDETMKRELKSVKYITLGELSKHLGAKF
- a CDS encoding 50S ribosomal protein L18e gives rise to the protein MAIKTRATDPRLVKLIETLKYESYKNNAKIWKDLARRLAKPRRRRAEVNISKINRYTKEGDIVVVPGKVLGAGKLEHKVVVAAFSFSETAKKLIEAAGGEAITIEELIKRNPKGSNVKIMR
- a CDS encoding DNA-directed RNA polymerase subunit D, with the translated sequence MLNIKEKKKTRIGEEFIFSLKAPISFSNAIRRIMISEVPTFAIEDVFIYENSSSMDDEILAHRLGLIPIKGKPAFENETILFTLEKEGPCVVYSSDLKSDNGEVAFKNIPIVKLGEKQRIKIECEAVPGIGKVHAKWQPCNAVYKQLSEDEVEFLVESFGQMDSLEILEEATKILKNKAQEFLKQLEELEGEDGN
- a CDS encoding 30S ribosomal protein S11; amino-acid sequence: MTEKKEKWGIVHIYSSYNNTIIHATDITGAETIARVSGGMVTRNQRDEGSPYAAMQAAFKLAEILKERGVTNIHIKVRAPGGSGQKNPGPGAQAAIRALARAGLRIGRIEDVTPIPHDGTTPKKRFKK
- a CDS encoding 30S ribosomal protein S4 — protein: MGDPRRRFPKKYETPNHPWIKERIEREKELCRKYGLRRKREVWKAETILRKYRRQARRLISDTTEQGAKEAQQLFNVLRRYGILRKDNPTLDDVLALTVEDILERRLQTLVFRKGLARTPRQARQLIVHGHIAINGRRVTVPSYLVTVEEEDSIDYYKNSPFVNKDHPERAKIIGLVEEEQQE
- a CDS encoding 30S ribosomal protein S13, coding for MAEVQNSEFKYLIRISRTDIDGNKKVIMALQDIYGIGEAMARAIVRVTNIDPNKLAGYLTDEEVKKIEEVLQDPAKFGIPSWMFNRRKDYVTGEDKHVIEGDLIVVKQEDINRLKRIKCYRGIRHELGLPCRGQRTKSTFRRGPTVGVSRRKK
- a CDS encoding phosphoadenosine phosphosulfate reductase domain-containing protein is translated as MDNKFLSPYENEILKRLTGKDFKDLAVILEKIGGLDYRKKVYIDNLYIGILEFNLITLQWEFHPSANFYLIEKPKIRLKPTRRKIKGKKINLELIENPEELEEGYFGFEMGNYVGVGIKKGDKIKIKDLTLKREVFLEKLDSYIKKNKNRIEKLEKKAKNLIKNYKGKEINASFSGGKDSSVSTLLANEIIKDIEVIFIDTGLEFPETIKFVKDFAKKYDLNLTILKGGDFWEELNKRGVPTKDNRWCNTICKLNPLREYLKKYKLVYTINGSRRAESFSRERLSYEKRGLIENQINVFPILDWKGVDVWSWIYLNDILYNPLYDKGFERIGCYLCPAMLNAEFLRVRELYPELFNKWVNALKSFGYSEEEILRGFWRWKHLPKKLKEIKRLINL
- a CDS encoding DUF505 family protein, producing MFLKKRHLEILKKMKETESQKEIEKALPEDFKNRVVELYILGFVELEGDSIRFTEAGKRLLELVEKLDIENLPEIFIDSEIIKIMELLEETGQVPEDWLALLKERQLADDNGLNEIGKEILKIYRETHPIVYLTPQILSFVRNMPKIGLYDELITYKNSKNFGDYIINALQAMRLLMISPKTSDKAFSTTKTLANVIKIANMVPNISRALILRKEDFELLESGKGSESLEESGFYKEGVTELGKEMMETYKGLGKVEEKTLPIYVLEDELEVLKAIEEIKKIYETNPKVIPTYKEIEKRVNIKDLGETLHILESKELIERKVVDNKDTYWMTEFGEKAKEFGKVTTDGMKAITYPEAGDVPIAEWVMVGKEEGTVKRGITEKGKFYMNLSKTIKRKPYLTKYDVSALVKVPKKKYIHRDELVKLIMEHVGGEEEEIIRAINEAESKGFIVELQNKMIKLTKLGEDVKDAVEEARVPELLNTKFAVTPTTFNILRAIYENREEFDRVWKEKEEGKEHKENEIILLAKLLPLTIDEIKKSLVILKNTGFIGKRGLTDAGKKLVEAYLTFWA
- the larE gene encoding ATP-dependent sacrificial sulfur transferase LarE, which codes for MEHIEKLLQTYKGKKVILAFSGGVDSLILAILLSRVAKVKCVFIKTPYIHKYKEEDAKALAKKFNLDLEILYVDKIVENSKLRCYHCKKMFFSILNKMKEELSYDLVVDGTHYDDLFEDRPGLKALEELNISSPFAEFKVRKGDILKLAKDLNINIPKETCLLTRFDRDVDEKELRKVEALEEFLRKFLKGSIRLRDRGDKAILEIEDIKNFEHNREVILSELRKYYDDILVIKK
- the mtxX gene encoding methanogenesis marker protein Mmp4/MtxX, encoding MIIIGYRGNEEVLKAYEKLKEEGIEVKIVKDPEELISYLFDKDVKGVIRGSLPSSEVIPLLRERLGKFYRASILKNPFTKNIFLLSPVGIDEVKGLEDKINIINYGAKFLEELKIEPKIALLSGGRLEDLGRDERVDRTIKEAEEVKKRVSYIVEHRGIVIEEYLKEDFNLIVAPDGISGNLIFRCLALVCKLEGYGAILLSEKKVNYIDTSRSGDWRRYYNAAKLLLGNFK
- a CDS encoding methanogenesis marker 12 protein, with the translated sequence MITIGIDHGTSGIVTCIRENGKNRIFKLRRKELLKKSYLEELKKHVDLEKIDLIALTYSMGDGINKIMPIEKVKNRGVKSLEGAGEKIGGGTKVYDEIKDSGIPTVVIPGLHRETECLDKRFRALYSHISSPEKIGIAYYAHKLFNLDNFILSDISSNTVTLLIKDKKIVGGFDACIGAIGMLHGPLDLEFIRAIDMKKMTANEAFSRAGAVKIAKIYKGPEETKEEIIKNYYTNENCKLAIDSLVLSVAMEISSLLILTKEKNVVLAGSIGSLKEPNIGEMIKELLPNVNLYILEGESASIGLAMIAEDILRGKKDFLGICYDNNRI
- the ilvD gene encoding dihydroxy-acid dehydratase, encoding MISDSVKKGIERAPHRSLLKACGYSDEDLEKPFIGVANSFTEVVPGHIHLREIAKAVKEGIYSNGGTAFEFNTMAICDGIAMGHEGMRYSLPSREIIADTVESMAKAHGFDGLVLIPSCDKVVPGMLMGAIRTGLPFIVVTGGAMPPGEIRGRRIDLISVFEAVGEYKVGKISEEELRELENHACPGAGSCAGLFTANTMACVTEALGLSLPYCATSLAKTAEKIRIARRSGRRIVDLVKNNITPDKILSKESFENAILVDLALGGSTNTTLHIPAIAHELEEKLITLDDFDRLSDKVPHIASLRPGGKYFIEDLHKAGGIPGVLKVLEGVINKDCLTVSGKTIGEIISEVKYIDYEVIRPIDNPVHETAGIRILRGSLAPNGAVVKISAVKPEMYKFEGEARVFNSEEEAVKAILNGEIEGGEVVVIRYEGPAGGPGMREMLAPTSAICGMGLDDKVALVTDGRFSGGSRGPCIGHVSPEAMAGGPIAIVEDGDLIKIDMINKRLDLSLSKEEIEERLKKWKKPELKVKKGWLARYAKLVSSADEGAILK